One window from the genome of Choloepus didactylus isolate mChoDid1 chromosome 2, mChoDid1.pri, whole genome shotgun sequence encodes:
- the LOC119516596 gene encoding LOW QUALITY PROTEIN: heterogeneous nuclear ribonucleoprotein K-like (The sequence of the model RefSeq protein was modified relative to this genomic sequence to represent the inferred CDS: inserted 1 base in 1 codon; substituted 1 base at 1 genomic stop codon), which produces MEPEQPEETLPNTETNGEFGKCPAEDMEEEQAFKRSRNVDEMLELCILLQSKNAGTVIGKGGKNIKALHTDFNASVSVPDSSGPKHILSISADTEMIGEILKKIIPTLEEGLQLPSPTATSQLPLESDAVECLNYRHNKGSNFDCELRLLIHQSLAGGSIGVKGAKIKELQENIQTTIKFFQECCPHPTDRVVLIGGKPDRVVECIKIILDLISESPIKGHVQPYDPNFYNETYDYDGFTMMFDDRCGCSMGFPMQERGGFDRMPPGQGGHPMPPSRRDYDDMSPRQGPPPPPPPGQGGWGGSRAQNLPLPPPQPPRGGDLMAYDRRGRPGNHYDSFSADETWDSAIDTWSPSQWQMAYEPQGGSGYDYFYAGGCGSYGDLGGPIITTXVTILKDLAGSIIGTGGQWIKQIHHESGXSIKIDEPLEGSEDRIITITGTQDQIQNAQYLLQNSVKQYSGKFSKTSEELKES; this is translated from the exons ATGGAACCTGAACAGCCAGAGGAAACTCTCCCCAACACAGAAACCAATGGTGAATTTGGTAAATGTCCTGCAGAAGATATGGAAGAGGAACAAGCATTTAAAAGATCTAGAAATGTGGATGAGATGTTGGAGCTTTGCATTCTGCTTCAGAGCAAAAATGCTGGGACAGTGATTGGAAAAGGAGGCAAGAATATTAAGGCCCTCCATACAGACTTCAATGCCAGTGTTTCAGTCCCAGACAGCAGTGGCCCCAAGCACATATTGAGTATCAGTGCTGATACTGAAATGATTGgagaaattctgaagaaaatCATCCCTACCTTGGAAGAGGGCCTGCAGTTGCCATCACCCACTGCAACCAGCCAGCTCCCACTTGAATCTGATGCTGTGGAATGCTTAAATTACCGACACAATAAAGGAAGCAACTTTGACTGCGAGTTGAGACTGTTGATTCATCAGAGTCTGGCAGGAGGAAGTATTGGGGTCAAAggtgctaaaatcaaagaacttcaAGAGAACATTCAGACAACAATCAAGTTTTTCCAGGAATGCTGTCCTCATCCCACTGACAGGGTTGTCCTTATTGGAGGAAAGCCTGATAGGGTTGTAGAGTGCATAAAGATCATCCTTGATCTTATATCTGAGTCTCCCATCAAAGGACATGTGCAGCCTTATGATCCCAATTTTTATAATGAAACCTATGATTACGATGGTTTTACAATGATGTTTGATGACCGCTGTGGATGTTCTATGGGATTTCCCATGCAGGAAAGAGGTGGTTTTGACCGAATGCCTCCTGGTCAAGGTGGGCATCCAATGCCTCCATCTAGAAGAGATTATGATGATATGAGCCCTCGTCAAggacctcctcctcctcctcctcctggacAAGGTGGCTGGGGTGGCAGCAGAGCTCAGAATCTTCCTCttccaccaccacaaccacctaGAGGAGGAGATCTAATGGCTTATGACAGAAGAGGAAGACCTGGAAACCATTATGATAGTTTCAGTGCTGATGAAACTTGGGATTCTGCAATAGATACATGGAGCCCATCACAATGGCAGATGGCTTATGAACCACAGGGTGGCTCTGGATATGATTATTTCTATGCAGGGGGTTGTGGCTCATATGGTGATCTTGGTGGACCTATTATTACTACATAAGTAACTATTCTCAAAGATTTGGCTGGATCTATTATTGGGACAGGTGGTCAGTGGATTAAACAAATCCATCATGAGTCGG GCTCAATCAAAATTGATGAACCTTTAGAAGGATCCGAAGATCGGATCATTACCATTACAGGAACACAGGACCAGATACAGAATGCACAGTATTTGTTGCAGAACAGTGTGAAGCAGTATTCTGGAAAGTTTTCTAAGACTAGTGAAGAACTGAAGGAgtcctga